Proteins encoded by one window of Amaranthus tricolor cultivar Red isolate AtriRed21 chromosome 4, ASM2621246v1, whole genome shotgun sequence:
- the LOC130810503 gene encoding probable WRKY transcription factor 12, which yields MERDHTKNNNNFLNYDLHMSLIHTNNHHQETSSNNINLQGFHTLELPNHHHPSNNNLMLTTFLQPPPPQPQPPPSAYHQITRHRTLTDASNTATTTTTTKGVVGNFDNYVASTRQSWNTNTTHHQQAEGSSDPKATVNGDHSNGNGRNDNGADHSWWKSSNSEKNKMKIRRKLREPRFCFQTRSDIDVLDDGYKWRKYGQKVVKNSLHPRSYYRCTHNNCRVKKRVERLSEDCRMVITTYEGRHNHSPCDDSNSLDHDQCFSSY from the exons ATGGAAAGAGATCAtaccaaaaacaataataatttcttaaattatGATCTTCATATGTCTTTAATTCATACAAATAATCATCATCAAGAAACTTCTAGtaataatatcaatttacaAGGGTTTCATACCTTGGAACtaccaaatcatcatcatccaagtAATAACAATCTCATGCTTACCACCTTCTTACAACCACCACCACCGCAACCGCAACCGCCACCGTCGGCTTATCATCAGATCACCCGTCATCGGACACTAACGGATGCATCCAACACCGCCACCACAACCACCACCACCAAGGGGGTTGTTGGTAATTTTGACAACTATGTTGCCAGCACTAGACAATCATGGAATACAAATACTACTCACCATCAGCag GCGGAAGGATCATCAGATCCTAAAGCTACTGTTAACGGAGATCATTCCAATGGCAATGGCCGCAATGATAATGGAGCTGATCATTCTTG GTGGAAGAGCTCAAACTCAGAAAAGAACAAGATGAAAATAAGGAGGAAGTTAAGAGAGCCAAGGTTTTGTTTCCAAACAAGGAGTGACATTGATGTACTTGATGATGGTTATAAGTGGCGCAAGTATGGTCAAAAAGTTGTCAAGAATAGTCTTCATCCAAG GAGTTATTACCGGTGCACACATAACAATTGCAGAGTGAAGAAAAGAGTAGAAAGGTTATCTGAAGATTGTAGAATGGTAATTACAACTTATGAAGGAAGACATAATCACTCTCCTTGTGATGATTCCAACTCTTTAGACCATGATCAATGTTTTTcctcttattaa